The Cylindrospermopsis curvispora GIHE-G1 genome contains a region encoding:
- a CDS encoding DUF3119 family protein — translation MTNYPLSSSLSTTELKASYNIPLVLVISSIPLLVVQPLLGGAIALFGLFLMFQAVSLRFLFTGNDFDIYRGEKLIRRFPYREWQSWRIFWHRVPILFYFREIKSIHFLPILFDPRTLKSCLERLQAEGKIP, via the coding sequence ATGACAAATTATCCCTTATCTAGTAGTTTATCTACCACGGAACTCAAAGCCAGTTACAATATTCCTCTGGTATTAGTAATTAGTTCCATTCCCCTCTTGGTGGTTCAACCTTTATTGGGTGGTGCGATCGCCCTATTCGGATTATTTCTGATGTTTCAAGCTGTGTCGTTGCGGTTTTTATTTACCGGGAATGACTTTGATATTTACCGAGGTGAGAAATTAATTAGGAGATTTCCTTATAGGGAGTGGCAAAGTTGGCGAATTTTTTGGCATAGGGTGCCAATTTTGTTTTATTTTAGAGAAATCAAAAGTATCCATTTTTTGCCAATTTTATTTGACCCTAGAACCCTGAAATCCTGTTTAGAAAGATTGCAAGCTGAGGGCA
- a CDS encoding MlaE family lipid ABC transporter permease subunit — protein MSQTISKSSLGLWGQRLVEAIFLGGQVTLHLLRGKIHRRNTLEQLAVVGPDSLFIALLTAIFVGAVFTIQVAREFINFGAGNLVGGVLAVALTRELSPVLTAVILAGRVGSAFAAEIGTMRVTEQIDALLMLKTDPIDFLVIPRLLACLLMLPILTLLSLVTGMWGGLIIATNLYNLSDTVFLDSARNFLDLRDIISAMIKAACFGVLIAIIGCSWGLTTTGGAKGVGQSTTTAVVTALLVIFISNFFLSWLMFQGAGNPSIRP, from the coding sequence TTGAGCCAGACTATATCTAAATCCAGTTTAGGACTATGGGGTCAAAGACTGGTGGAGGCCATTTTTTTAGGGGGACAAGTGACACTGCACTTGCTCAGGGGAAAAATTCATCGTCGTAACACACTAGAGCAACTAGCGGTGGTGGGACCGGATTCCCTATTTATAGCCTTACTAACGGCGATTTTCGTGGGTGCAGTATTTACAATTCAGGTAGCGCGAGAGTTTATCAACTTTGGTGCTGGGAATTTGGTAGGGGGGGTATTAGCAGTAGCTTTAACCCGAGAATTATCACCCGTACTCACAGCAGTTATTTTAGCGGGTAGAGTAGGTTCTGCATTTGCGGCAGAAATTGGTACTATGCGGGTTACAGAACAAATAGATGCTCTATTAATGTTAAAGACTGATCCTATTGATTTTTTAGTCATACCTCGTCTTTTAGCCTGTTTATTAATGCTACCAATTTTGACCCTGTTATCTCTGGTTACTGGAATGTGGGGGGGATTGATAATTGCTACCAATCTTTACAATCTTTCGGATACGGTATTTTTAGACTCAGCGCGTAACTTTCTAGATCTCCGAGATATAATTAGTGCCATGATTAAAGCAGCATGTTTTGGGGTTTTAATCGCCATAATTGGTTGCAGCTGGGGTTTAACCACTACAGGGGGAGCTAAGGGTGTGGGACAGTCGACCACCACAGCAGTGGTTACTGCTCTGTTAGTGATTTTCATCAGCAATTTCTTTTTATCATGGTTGATGTTTCAGGGAGCGGGTAATCCATCTATTAGACCTTAA
- the trmB gene encoding tRNA (guanosine(46)-N7)-methyltransferase TrmB, with translation MPLIRVRQHVNPLARKFQTPIDPPIWEQVFSQTNQPLHMDIGSGRGRFLLQMAQRELNWNFLGLEIREPLVMEANRLANQLDWQNLHYLFCNVNNSLEPILSSLPTGVLQRVTIQFPDPWFKSRHAKRRVVQPQLVAHLANYLVVGGEVFIQSDQHFLATQMCDRLQEHPAFTRVFNGVGEWLSENPLVPTEREIATQNKGEPIYRALFVKR, from the coding sequence TTGCCTTTGATTCGGGTGCGTCAGCACGTTAACCCTCTAGCCAGAAAGTTTCAAACTCCTATTGATCCACCAATATGGGAACAGGTTTTTTCTCAAACAAACCAACCTCTACACATGGATATTGGCTCGGGACGAGGTAGGTTTTTATTACAAATGGCTCAAAGAGAATTAAACTGGAATTTTTTGGGTTTAGAAATTAGAGAACCTCTGGTGATGGAAGCTAACAGACTAGCTAATCAATTAGATTGGCAAAATTTACATTATTTATTTTGTAATGTGAATAATTCCCTAGAGCCAATTTTGTCCAGTTTGCCAACGGGAGTTCTACAACGGGTAACTATCCAATTCCCCGACCCTTGGTTTAAATCCCGTCATGCTAAACGTCGTGTGGTACAACCCCAATTGGTGGCACACTTGGCTAATTACTTGGTTGTGGGTGGAGAAGTGTTTATACAATCTGATCAACATTTTCTAGCTACTCAAATGTGCGATCGCCTGCAAGAACACCCAGCATTTACTAGGGTATTTAACGGGGTGGGCGAATGGTTATCAGAAAACCCCCTAGTCCCCACAGAACGGGAAATAGCTACCCAGAATAAGGGTGAACCCATTTACCGCGCTTTGTTTGTTAAGAGATAG
- a CDS encoding metallophosphoesterase family protein, with amino-acid sequence MKFRFAIVSDLHIALPHTIWDHPDRFHLVEVSIPALEIVLAHLTQLDLDFLLLPGDLTQHGEPENHAWLTKRLLELPFPSYVVPGNHDVPVLLANHQSIGFVEFPYYYHKFGYDHPEHCYYNRQILPGVRLIGLNSNTFDSDGKQIGLLDPKQFQWLESELAKIKDELVLVMIHHNVVEHLPNQASHPMANRYMLENARELVNLLGKHGVKLVFTGHLHVQDIAHAHGVYDITTGSLVSYPHPYRILEYERDHVGREWLQIFSHRVQSVPQFPDLQQSSRQWMGDRSFPFVIKLLTLPPLNLPLNQAQKLAPELREFWATIADGDGILEYPTFPPEVRSYIEKYGAISHTGDPTYIDNNSRLLLNDW; translated from the coding sequence ATGAAATTTCGCTTTGCCATAGTTAGCGATTTGCACATTGCTCTACCCCACACCATATGGGATCATCCTGATCGGTTCCACCTGGTGGAAGTAAGTATCCCCGCTTTGGAAATTGTCTTAGCACATCTGACCCAACTGGATCTGGACTTTCTTTTACTCCCGGGAGACCTCACCCAACATGGTGAACCAGAAAATCACGCCTGGTTGACCAAAAGATTACTAGAGTTACCATTTCCCAGCTATGTTGTCCCTGGTAATCATGATGTCCCTGTATTGTTAGCCAATCACCAATCTATTGGCTTTGTAGAGTTTCCCTATTATTACCATAAATTTGGCTATGATCACCCAGAACATTGTTATTATAACCGTCAAATATTGCCAGGTGTGAGACTAATTGGGTTAAACTCTAACACCTTTGACTCCGATGGTAAACAGATAGGACTTTTAGACCCGAAACAATTTCAATGGTTAGAGTCAGAATTGGCAAAAATCAAGGATGAATTAGTTTTGGTCATGATTCATCACAATGTTGTTGAGCATTTACCAAATCAGGCAAGTCATCCCATGGCTAATCGTTACATGTTAGAGAACGCCAGGGAACTGGTAAACCTGTTAGGTAAACATGGAGTGAAACTGGTATTTACAGGACATTTACACGTACAAGACATAGCCCACGCTCATGGGGTTTATGATATTACCACCGGTTCCCTTGTGAGTTATCCCCATCCCTATAGAATATTAGAATATGAACGAGACCATGTAGGGAGAGAATGGCTACAAATATTCTCCCATCGAGTCCAATCAGTACCCCAATTTCCCGATTTACAACAATCATCCAGACAATGGATGGGCGATCGCTCCTTTCCCTTTGTGATCAAACTATTAACCCTACCCCCCTTGAACTTACCCTTAAATCAAGCTCAAAAGTTAGCTCCCGAGTTACGAGAATTTTGGGCCACCATAGCAGATGGAGATGGAATCTTGGAATATCCCACTTTTCCCCCAGAAGTGCGGTCTTACATTGAAAAATATGGAGCCATTAGTCACACTGGTGATCCCACTTATATTGATAATAACAGTCGTCTTTTGCTCAATGATTGGTAA
- a CDS encoding ABC transporter permease codes for MQIKKRRIPSFLNFAQSNLSGKLMLLGLIITLFFVLLAFMAPVWQNWGWLSDPKELLTNPIHQPPSGKYWFGTSRLGYDVFSRTIFGAQAALQVVILATGLSMVVGVPLGMVSGYLGGKLDKTLLFLMDSIYTLPGLLLSVTLAFVVGRGILNAAIAISIAYIPQYYRVVRNHTVSVKTEVYIEAAQAMGASTWTVLSRYLFLNVIQSVPVLFTLNAADAILVLGGLGFLGLGLPEEVPEWGYDLRQALEALPTGIWWTTLFPGLAMTIMVVGLSLLGEGLNELIHPRMRKGK; via the coding sequence ATGCAGATCAAAAAACGACGAATACCCTCTTTTTTAAACTTTGCTCAGTCCAATCTCTCTGGCAAACTCATGCTCCTAGGGTTGATAATTACCCTATTTTTCGTCTTACTGGCTTTTATGGCACCAGTTTGGCAAAATTGGGGGTGGTTATCTGACCCTAAAGAACTTTTGACCAATCCCATTCATCAACCCCCCTCGGGAAAATATTGGTTTGGCACTAGTCGCTTGGGTTATGATGTTTTCTCCCGTACCATTTTTGGCGCTCAAGCAGCATTACAAGTGGTCATATTAGCTACAGGGTTGAGTATGGTAGTGGGCGTACCCCTGGGAATGGTTAGTGGTTATCTAGGTGGCAAATTAGATAAGACCCTGCTATTTCTCATGGACAGCATTTACACCCTACCCGGACTTCTACTTTCTGTTACCCTGGCATTTGTGGTGGGTAGGGGAATCTTAAATGCGGCGATCGCCATTAGCATAGCCTACATCCCCCAATATTATCGGGTTGTCCGTAATCATACGGTGAGTGTGAAAACGGAAGTATATATCGAAGCTGCCCAAGCTATGGGTGCTTCTACTTGGACTGTGTTATCTCGATATTTATTTTTAAATGTGATTCAGAGTGTTCCTGTGCTATTCACTCTTAATGCAGCAGATGCCATATTAGTTCTGGGTGGTTTGGGCTTTTTGGGTTTAGGACTACCAGAAGAAGTACCAGAGTGGGGATACGATTTACGACAAGCTTTAGAAGCTTTGCCCACCGGTATTTGGTGGACTACCCTTTTCCCTGGGTTAGCTATGACTATTATGGTGGTAGGTTTATCACTACTGGGTGAGGGATTAAATGAACTGATCCATCCGCGAATGCGGAAGGGGAAATAA
- a CDS encoding reverse transcriptase N-terminal domain-containing protein, protein MSKAENNLRMEWKNNGPVPGEMESDVNWQEIPWKKLERHVFKLQKRIYKASQRGDVKTVHKLQKLLIKSWSARCIAVKGVFPQNQGAKSFSPEQKLVLARQLSVIAKSLLVRKNLSLVVFTIYNQALTLLISMAMSPEWDAKFNLGLHEGNSDISCYNAIKSIHREVVKKPKYVLAGELEESFQGVNSEYFLKELNTFPLLGKQIKLWLKLGVLNHQQLLFPRERTTICSLSSLLLGVALGELQRRIDGILIGLMADSNQPKTTAFNSNVINVIPHFVKHQGGFVLVHQELAVIISCERIITQWLSEVGLKLKAEGLKISHSLYDYQGNVGCNFLGFYIRQFVRQRNSHGQPLTDGSNYNTLITVSQQSLKEHTKSLGAIIDQHRSAKQSVLISKLNPLIERWTKYYSPLISDRIFSKVDFELHSKLRAWSRRRHNQKGKRWISKRYWSITKGEGWRFGHQNSEGKTYELMKHQHIHQDLKLRRSGSTSIENIHPQVKAVKNGMLGRQDKSHPIEEPCELKNSCTVLKTS, encoded by the coding sequence ATGTCCAAGGCCGAAAATAACTTGAGGATGGAATGGAAAAACAACGGTCCAGTTCCTGGGGAAATGGAGTCAGATGTAAACTGGCAAGAAATTCCCTGGAAAAAACTGGAACGTCATGTTTTTAAGCTGCAAAAGAGAATATACAAAGCCTCGCAGCGTGGGGATGTCAAAACGGTTCATAAGCTCCAGAAGCTGTTAATTAAATCTTGGTCAGCAAGATGTATTGCTGTGAAGGGGGTATTTCCACAAAACCAGGGTGCTAAATCTTTCTCTCCTGAACAAAAACTGGTTTTGGCCAGGCAACTCTCTGTCATTGCCAAATCACTACTGGTCAGGAAGAATCTTTCTTTGGTTGTGTTTACTATATACAATCAGGCTCTGACTTTGCTTATTAGTATGGCTATGAGTCCAGAATGGGATGCAAAGTTCAATTTGGGTTTACATGAGGGTAATTCTGATATTTCTTGTTACAATGCTATTAAGTCTATTCACAGGGAAGTGGTAAAAAAACCTAAGTATGTTTTAGCTGGTGAGTTGGAAGAAAGTTTCCAGGGGGTTAACTCTGAATATTTCCTCAAGGAGCTTAATACTTTTCCATTGCTGGGGAAACAAATTAAGTTATGGTTGAAGTTGGGTGTTCTCAATCATCAACAACTATTGTTCCCAAGGGAAAGAACTACTATATGCTCCCTATCATCTCTTCTACTGGGTGTAGCTTTGGGGGAATTACAACGGAGGATAGATGGGATCTTAATTGGTCTAATGGCTGATTCTAATCAACCCAAAACTACTGCTTTTAACTCTAATGTAATTAATGTAATTCCCCATTTTGTTAAGCACCAAGGTGGATTTGTGCTGGTACATCAGGAATTGGCAGTGATTATTTCTTGTGAGCGCATTATCACCCAATGGCTATCAGAAGTGGGTTTAAAGTTAAAAGCGGAAGGGTTAAAAATCTCCCACAGTCTCTATGATTATCAGGGAAATGTGGGTTGTAACTTTTTGGGGTTTTATATTAGACAGTTTGTCAGACAAAGGAATTCACATGGTCAACCTTTGACTGATGGATCTAACTATAATACTTTGATTACTGTTAGTCAACAAAGCCTAAAAGAACATACTAAGTCCTTAGGAGCGATTATTGACCAGCACCGATCTGCTAAACAATCGGTGCTGATCAGTAAGCTTAATCCCTTAATTGAACGCTGGACAAAATACTACTCTCCCCTAATCAGCGATCGCATTTTTAGCAAGGTGGATTTTGAGTTGCACTCAAAATTAAGAGCTTGGTCACGACGAAGACACAACCAAAAAGGCAAGAGATGGATTAGTAAAAGATACTGGTCAATCACCAAGGGAGAGGGTTGGAGATTTGGTCACCAGAACTCGGAGGGTAAAACCTACGAACTGATGAAGCACCAACATATCCACCAAGATTTGAAATTAAGAAGATCTGGAAGCACATCTATAGAGAATATTCATCCCCAGGTAAAAGCTGTTAAAAACGGTATGCTAGGTAGACAAGACAAGTCCCACCCCATTGAGGAGCCGTGTGAATTGAAAAATTCATGCACGGTTTTGAAGACGAGTTAG
- a CDS encoding type IV pilin protein: MKTKFQVRLLQYILIRDKTAQGFTLLELLVVIVIIGILSAIALPSFLNQANKAKESEAKTYVSSFNKAQTLYRLENTGFATTLNQLSITIPTSTDFYNYTIGGSGTTTNLTASTKDPNSLKGFSGGVTILSATGQTQSVACQTEQVQQVHPVVVPILDSTQAKCDDTKNMTAMK, translated from the coding sequence ATGAAAACCAAATTCCAGGTTAGACTACTACAGTATATCCTGATTAGGGACAAAACAGCTCAAGGTTTTACTCTGCTAGAACTACTAGTGGTTATTGTCATTATTGGTATACTGTCCGCGATCGCCTTGCCCTCTTTTTTAAACCAAGCTAACAAAGCTAAGGAATCGGAGGCTAAAACCTATGTCAGTTCCTTTAACAAAGCCCAAACCCTATACAGGCTAGAAAATACCGGGTTTGCTACCACTCTTAACCAGTTATCAATTACCATTCCCACATCCACAGATTTTTACAATTACACTATTGGAGGGAGTGGTACTACTACCAACCTTACAGCAAGTACTAAGGACCCTAACTCCCTCAAAGGGTTTAGTGGTGGAGTAACGATCTTGTCAGCAACCGGACAAACCCAATCTGTTGCCTGTCAAACTGAACAAGTGCAGCAAGTTCACCCTGTTGTTGTTCCCATTCTGGATTCTACCCAAGCCAAATGTGATGATACAAAAAATATGACCGCGATGAAATAA
- a CDS encoding DUF4327 family protein, with the protein MTQQVIHHMVKLQRNVQSLVESNIIKPSDSIWKIAFLYADEWKYWKQELLDFGFSMQDPIGDLLAVETWDED; encoded by the coding sequence ATGACTCAACAAGTGATTCACCACATGGTGAAATTGCAGCGTAATGTTCAATCATTAGTAGAATCGAATATTATCAAGCCTAGCGACAGTATATGGAAGATTGCCTTTTTATATGCTGACGAATGGAAATATTGGAAACAAGAGCTACTAGACTTTGGTTTTAGTATGCAAGATCCCATAGGGGATCTATTAGCAGTAGAAACCTGGGACGAAGATTAG